The Hymenobacter sp. GOD-10R genome includes a window with the following:
- a CDS encoding carboxypeptidase-like regulatory domain-containing protein: METVPFSLFGKRFVASFFTLLLLMGLGHAAQAQYQVRGVTLDKDTKQPLPFVSIAVKGTTLGTASNENGEFSLNLPSLPRTLIVSEISHVRDTVRVTSGDKPLQIALASASITLPEVKVGSYAFQLADRAYEAMRNSYKQAFYGKAFYRQVTRIDNEPTEIQEMVWNVKSNNARIQGTTIAQGRYAAKQALMSFKDFSFYTKAYGLYDPNADSTTSLSLLGPNTVKNYYLEISGILEKGEGGIAEITFETRPEVKNYYAKGTIWIDVDTYKVERFRITTPNYSGKSNNPAFKFKDKQLEIDMSFQSTTDAASPLDHIKTTLNFVIERPGKVRTKMNVSAFTFFYDTNQTPTNIEYQRASLDTKDLDEIRSVKYDPEFWANNAVVKRTPVEDEVIKSFEQKGAFGTMLPPKPTKAPTRKLQ, from the coding sequence ATGGAAACCGTGCCGTTCTCTCTCTTTGGCAAGCGGTTCGTCGCTAGCTTTTTTACCTTGCTGCTGCTGATGGGCCTAGGGCACGCGGCGCAAGCGCAGTATCAAGTGCGCGGGGTGACGCTGGACAAAGACACCAAGCAGCCGCTGCCGTTCGTCAGCATTGCCGTGAAAGGCACCACCCTAGGTACTGCCAGCAATGAAAACGGCGAATTCAGCCTGAACCTGCCTTCCTTGCCGCGCACGCTGATCGTGTCGGAAATCTCGCACGTGCGGGACACGGTGCGCGTGACGAGCGGCGATAAGCCGCTGCAAATCGCGCTGGCTTCGGCTTCCATCACGCTGCCAGAGGTGAAAGTAGGCAGCTACGCCTTTCAGCTTGCCGACCGTGCCTATGAGGCGATGCGCAACAGCTACAAACAGGCGTTCTACGGCAAAGCCTTCTACCGCCAAGTAACGCGTATTGACAACGAGCCCACCGAAATCCAAGAAATGGTGTGGAATGTGAAGTCGAACAATGCCCGCATCCAAGGCACTACCATCGCGCAAGGGCGCTACGCGGCGAAGCAGGCGCTCATGAGCTTCAAGGATTTCTCTTTCTACACCAAAGCCTATGGCCTCTACGACCCCAACGCGGACAGCACCACGTCGCTGTCGTTGCTAGGTCCGAACACGGTGAAAAACTACTACTTAGAAATATCCGGCATTTTGGAAAAAGGGGAGGGCGGCATCGCCGAAATTACCTTCGAAACGCGGCCCGAGGTGAAGAACTACTATGCCAAAGGCACTATTTGGATCGACGTGGATACCTACAAAGTAGAGCGCTTCCGTATCACTACCCCAAACTACTCGGGGAAATCTAACAACCCTGCCTTCAAGTTCAAGGACAAGCAGCTGGAGATTGATATGTCCTTCCAGAGCACGACCGACGCTGCTTCGCCCCTGGACCATATCAAGACAACCCTGAACTTCGTCATTGAGCGCCCCGGCAAAGTTCGCACGAAGATGAACGTATCGGCCTTTACCTTCTTCTACGACACCAACCAAACGCCCACCAACATCGAGTACCAGCGTGCCTCGCTCGACACTAAGGACCTCGACGAAATCCGGAGCGTGAAATACGACCCCGAGTTCTGGGCCAACAATGCCGTGGTAAAGCGCACGCCGGTAGAGGATGAGGTAATTAAGTCGTTTGAGCAAAAAGGTGCGTTTGGCACAATGCTCCCACCCAAGCCCACGAAGGCGCCGACCAGAAAGCTTCAGTAA
- a CDS encoding 3-(methylthio)propionyl-CoA ligase yields the protein MLGLMMNQPLRIAGLLEHAAKWHADTEIVSRLPEGYIHRYTYHAAHQRAKQLANALLALGVTPGDRVGTLAWNTHRHFELYYGVSGIGAVCHTINPRLFPEQLVYIINHAADRFIFFDLTFLPLVERLAPLCPAVEGWVLLTDRAHMPAGSAVDLRCYEELLAVQSTEFEWPVFDENTASSLCYTSGTTDEPKGVLYSHRSTLLHSYAASLPDCFNCSSRDVVLPVVPMFHVNAWGIPYMTPLNGCKLIMPGPGLDAASLYELFEQEGVTFTAGVPTIWFGLLTFMREKKLQFTTLKRMIVGGASCPPALLKAFDQELGIEIRHAWGMTETSPLGTVSTLKSKNLQLSEDEQFALKTKQGRLIFGVDMKIVDDEGQELPHDGVAFGDLLVRGPFIVGDYFGTAHPGELTKTGWFRTGDVATIDPDGFMQITDRSKDVIKSGGEWISSIDLENLAVAHPAVAEAAVIGVPHPKWSERPLLIVVRKPGADISQEELLHFFEGKVAHWWKPDAVAFVDQLPHTATGKLLKTKLRQDFAGYAFEGAR from the coding sequence ATGCTAGGTCTGATGATGAATCAGCCGCTGCGCATTGCCGGGCTCCTGGAGCACGCAGCGAAGTGGCACGCCGACACCGAAATAGTCTCCCGCCTGCCCGAAGGGTACATTCACCGCTACACGTACCACGCCGCTCACCAAAGGGCCAAACAGCTCGCCAACGCCTTGCTGGCCCTAGGTGTTACCCCAGGCGACCGGGTCGGGACGCTGGCCTGGAATACCCACCGCCACTTTGAGCTCTACTATGGCGTGTCGGGCATCGGGGCTGTGTGTCATACCATTAACCCGCGCCTGTTTCCGGAGCAGTTGGTGTACATCATCAACCACGCCGCCGACCGGTTCATCTTCTTCGATCTGACGTTTCTGCCGCTGGTAGAGCGCCTGGCGCCCTTATGCCCCGCCGTGGAAGGCTGGGTTCTGCTAACCGACCGCGCCCACATGCCCGCTGGGTCAGCAGTTGATCTGCGCTGCTACGAGGAACTCCTGGCGGTACAAAGCACAGAATTTGAGTGGCCGGTGTTCGACGAAAACACCGCTTCTTCGCTCTGCTACACGTCGGGCACCACCGACGAGCCCAAAGGCGTGCTCTACTCCCACCGCTCCACGCTGCTGCACAGCTACGCCGCCTCCCTGCCCGACTGCTTCAACTGCTCGTCGCGCGATGTGGTGCTGCCTGTGGTGCCCATGTTCCACGTCAATGCCTGGGGCATTCCGTACATGACGCCGCTCAACGGCTGCAAACTTATCATGCCCGGGCCGGGGCTCGATGCCGCTAGCTTGTATGAATTATTTGAGCAAGAAGGCGTCACGTTCACGGCCGGTGTGCCTACCATCTGGTTTGGGTTGCTCACCTTCATGCGGGAGAAAAAGCTCCAGTTTACTACCCTGAAGCGCATGATTGTGGGTGGCGCCTCGTGCCCGCCCGCCTTGCTAAAGGCTTTCGACCAAGAGCTAGGTATCGAAATTCGCCACGCCTGGGGCATGACCGAAACAAGCCCACTCGGCACCGTAAGCACCTTGAAGTCCAAGAACCTACAACTCTCCGAAGACGAACAGTTCGCTCTCAAGACCAAACAGGGCCGCTTGATCTTCGGCGTCGATATGAAGATTGTGGACGACGAAGGCCAAGAACTGCCGCACGACGGTGTGGCGTTCGGTGACCTGCTCGTGCGTGGCCCTTTTATCGTGGGCGACTACTTCGGCACGGCGCACCCCGGCGAGCTAACAAAGACCGGCTGGTTCCGCACCGGCGACGTAGCCACCATCGACCCCGACGGCTTCATGCAAATCACCGACCGCTCGAAGGACGTCATCAAATCGGGCGGCGAGTGGATCAGCTCCATCGACCTGGAGAACCTAGCCGTAGCGCACCCCGCCGTAGCGGAAGCAGCAGTTATCGGGGTACCCCACCCCAAGTGGAGCGAGCGGCCCTTGCTCATCGTAGTGCGCAAACCCGGCGCCGACATAAGCCAGGAAGAGCTGCTGCACTTCTTCGAAGGCAAAGTAGCGCACTGGTGGAAACCCGACGCCGTAGCATTTGTGGATCAACTACCCCACACCGCCACCGGCAAGCTCCTCAAAACCAAGCTCCGACAGGATTTTGCGGGGTATGCGTTTGAAGGAGCTAGGTAG
- a CDS encoding OsmC family peroxiredoxin → MKRSATAHWIGSGTAGTGQLNTPSKVLRQAQYSYLTRFADGIGTNPEELVAAAHAGCFSMKLAFNMQAIGLVPRSIDTRCEVVLENGTIVSSHLQVEAVVPNLTPEQFEELVADARQNCPVSKLLTIATTSEALLKQTASSAN, encoded by the coding sequence ATGAAGCGTTCCGCTACGGCGCACTGGATTGGGTCTGGTACAGCCGGCACAGGCCAACTAAATACCCCGAGTAAGGTGTTGAGGCAGGCGCAGTATTCCTACTTAACACGCTTCGCCGACGGCATCGGAACCAACCCCGAGGAGCTGGTAGCGGCCGCACACGCCGGGTGCTTTTCCATGAAGCTAGCGTTCAATATGCAAGCCATTGGGCTGGTACCTAGGTCCATCGACACGCGGTGCGAGGTAGTGCTCGAAAACGGCACCATTGTGAGCTCGCACCTGCAAGTAGAAGCCGTCGTTCCTAATCTGACGCCGGAACAGTTCGAAGAGCTCGTAGCCGATGCCCGGCAGAACTGCCCGGTCTCGAAGCTACTTACCATCGCTACTACTTCCGAGGCCCTCCTCAAGCAAACGGCTAGTTCGGCCAACTAA
- a CDS encoding glycoside hydrolase family 3 N-terminal domain-containing protein: MSLSRSLSSLLLLLALLSAEISLAQQPRKQTSTKQTKRTVAQQGRTSRAAPLSKAARAKAAAAQKALAAAQARNAPVPFASQLARSRWVDSVMQTLTPDQRVAQLFMVAAYSNRKRIDEDSVSTLVQQYGVGGLIFFQGGPVRQSKLVNRYQSQAKVPLLVAMDGEWGVGMRLDSTTRFPYQMSMGGIRDNKLLYTMGQEIARQFKRLGMHVNFAPVVDVNNNASNPVIGFRSWGENRENVNEKSYQYMKGMQDAGVLAVAKHFPGHGDTDTDSHLALPLIRVDQRRIDTLELFPFRSLMRRGLGGVMIAHLNIPALDSTGMPSTLSKPIVTDLLKQKLGFQGMIFTDAMNMKGVISKYPPGDADLLAILAGNDILEFSRNIPLALRMVREAINQGQISQEEIDARCRKVLALKQWSGLDHYKPIDLRNLYQDLNTPHANYLTRRLSELSVTLLRNQQNLLPLQRLDTLRLATLTIGTKDTTFFQRMAADYAPVQHFWLSATASLNELTAMRETLKPYNTVLIGVNNLGSLPATNFGVTPEANVLLHELVGQKQKVIVSVFGNAYSLARLRDLDRADAVLLAYQESQNAQEVTAEIIFGGLGATGKLPVTVSNRFSIGSGLTTQGGMRLAYSYPEAANMNNNLEARIDSIVNGAIAAKALPGAEVVIARKGTVVLRKSYGTHSFADAPFQAGKPSRPVRNTDIYDLASLTKVSAALPSLMKLQDEGKFNPDMTMGQIFPEFKDTNKNPIKLRDVLTHQARLKAWIPFWKDYTKKDGTLRRRFFRTDSSGRFPLPATRQLWARKDFPKRIHKAIGESPLNEKPGYVYSDLSFIMYPVFVQAASGKPLDQFAYENFYKPLGATTIGYTPTRRFPLARIVPTEYDSLFRRQQLYGTVHDEGAALLGGLSGHAGLFANANDLAKLVQMYAWNGRYGGQQLIKAETLAEYERCQFCPDNRRALGFDRPAANPTVNASKNASQSGFGHTGYTGTYWWVEPQEDLVVVFLSNRVNPTRRNNKISQLNVRTNILQVAIEAAQSPGKAQSESTAPKRQ, from the coding sequence TTGTCTTTATCTCGCTCCCTCTCCTCTCTGCTGCTGTTGCTCGCTTTGCTGAGCGCCGAGATTAGTCTCGCTCAACAGCCCAGAAAACAAACGTCAACCAAGCAAACGAAGCGCACCGTGGCCCAACAAGGGCGCACGAGCCGAGCAGCGCCGTTAAGCAAAGCGGCTCGTGCCAAAGCGGCGGCCGCGCAGAAAGCCTTGGCCGCGGCACAGGCGCGCAACGCGCCTGTGCCCTTTGCCTCGCAGCTCGCCCGCTCCCGTTGGGTCGATTCGGTGATGCAGACGCTCACTCCGGATCAGCGGGTAGCCCAGCTGTTTATGGTGGCGGCCTACTCAAACCGCAAGCGCATCGACGAAGACTCGGTGTCGACGCTGGTGCAGCAGTACGGCGTGGGCGGCCTGATTTTCTTTCAAGGTGGACCCGTGCGGCAGAGCAAGCTGGTAAACCGCTACCAGAGCCAAGCCAAGGTGCCGCTGCTAGTAGCTATGGATGGCGAATGGGGCGTGGGGATGCGCCTGGATAGCACCACGCGCTTTCCCTATCAGATGAGCATGGGCGGCATCCGTGATAATAAGCTGCTGTATACCATGGGCCAGGAGATTGCGCGGCAGTTCAAGCGCCTCGGCATGCACGTCAATTTTGCGCCGGTGGTCGATGTGAACAACAACGCCAGCAACCCCGTTATCGGCTTCCGCTCGTGGGGTGAAAACCGCGAGAACGTGAACGAGAAAAGCTACCAATACATGAAGGGCATGCAGGACGCGGGCGTGCTGGCCGTAGCCAAGCACTTCCCCGGCCACGGCGACACCGACACCGATTCGCACCTAGCTCTGCCCCTCATTCGTGTCGATCAGCGCCGCATCGATACGCTGGAGCTATTTCCGTTCCGTAGCTTAATGCGCCGTGGCCTAGGTGGGGTCATGATTGCCCACCTCAACATTCCGGCGCTCGACAGCACCGGTATGCCGTCGACGCTTTCCAAACCGATTGTGACGGATTTGCTGAAGCAAAAGCTAGGTTTTCAGGGCATGATTTTTACCGACGCCATGAACATGAAGGGCGTCATTAGCAAGTACCCGCCTGGCGATGCTGACTTGCTCGCCATCCTGGCTGGCAACGATATTCTGGAGTTTTCGCGTAACATTCCGCTGGCACTGCGCATGGTGCGGGAGGCCATTAACCAAGGCCAGATCAGCCAAGAGGAAATCGATGCCCGCTGCCGCAAGGTATTGGCGCTCAAACAGTGGTCGGGACTCGACCACTATAAGCCCATCGACCTACGGAACCTTTACCAGGACCTGAACACGCCGCATGCGAACTACCTCACGCGGCGCCTCTCGGAGCTGAGCGTGACGCTACTGCGCAACCAGCAGAACCTGTTGCCGTTGCAGCGCCTCGATACATTACGCCTCGCCACGCTTACTATTGGTACTAAAGACACCACGTTTTTCCAGCGCATGGCAGCCGACTACGCGCCCGTGCAGCACTTTTGGCTCTCCGCTACGGCTTCGCTCAACGAGCTGACTGCCATGCGCGAAACCCTGAAGCCGTATAACACGGTGCTTATTGGCGTAAACAACCTAGGTAGTCTGCCCGCCACGAACTTCGGCGTGACGCCGGAAGCCAACGTGCTGCTGCACGAGTTGGTTGGGCAGAAGCAAAAGGTGATTGTGAGCGTGTTTGGCAACGCTTACTCGCTGGCCCGCCTCCGCGACCTAGACCGCGCCGATGCTGTGCTGCTCGCCTACCAGGAAAGCCAGAACGCGCAGGAAGTAACCGCCGAAATCATCTTCGGGGGCCTAGGTGCCACCGGCAAGCTGCCGGTAACCGTTAGCAACCGCTTCTCCATTGGGTCGGGCCTGACGACGCAGGGCGGCATGCGCCTCGCTTACAGCTACCCCGAGGCCGCGAACATGAATAACAACCTGGAAGCGCGCATCGATTCCATTGTAAATGGCGCTATTGCAGCCAAAGCGCTGCCCGGTGCCGAGGTGGTCATTGCCCGCAAAGGCACCGTGGTGCTGCGCAAAAGCTACGGCACCCACAGCTTTGCCGACGCACCCTTCCAAGCTGGTAAGCCCAGCCGCCCGGTGCGCAATACCGACATCTACGACCTAGCTTCCCTCACGAAAGTATCGGCGGCGCTGCCTTCGCTGATGAAGCTGCAAGACGAGGGCAAGTTCAACCCCGATATGACGATGGGCCAGATCTTCCCGGAGTTTAAGGACACAAATAAGAACCCCATCAAGCTACGCGACGTGCTGACCCACCAGGCGCGCTTGAAAGCCTGGATTCCGTTCTGGAAAGACTACACGAAGAAGGACGGCACCCTGCGTCGGCGCTTCTTCCGCACCGATTCGTCAGGTCGGTTCCCGCTGCCGGCTACGCGCCAGCTCTGGGCCCGCAAAGATTTCCCAAAGCGCATCCACAAGGCCATTGGCGAGTCGCCGCTAAACGAGAAGCCGGGCTACGTGTATTCCGACCTCTCCTTTATCATGTACCCTGTGTTCGTGCAAGCGGCCTCGGGCAAGCCGCTTGACCAGTTTGCGTACGAGAACTTTTACAAGCCACTCGGGGCCACAACCATTGGCTACACGCCCACGCGCCGCTTCCCGCTGGCCCGCATCGTGCCGACGGAGTACGACTCGCTGTTCCGGCGTCAGCAGCTCTACGGCACCGTGCACGACGAAGGCGCGGCACTGCTCGGCGGCTTGTCGGGTCACGCGGGGCTTTTTGCCAACGCCAACGACCTAGCGAAGCTCGTGCAGATGTACGCCTGGAATGGCCGTTACGGCGGGCAGCAGCTCATCAAAGCCGAAACGCTGGCTGAGTACGAGCGGTGCCAGTTCTGCCCTGACAACCGCCGCGCCCTCGGCTTCGACCGGCCTGCAGCCAACCCAACAGTCAATGCGTCGAAGAACGCCTCGCAGAGTGGCTTTGGTCATACGGGCTACACGGGCACCTATTGGTGGGTGGAGCCCCAGGAAGACTTGGTGGTTGTGTTCCTCTCCAACCGCGTGAATCCGACGCGCCGCAACAATAAAATCTCGCAGCTGAACGTGCGGACCAACATCCTGCAAGTAGCCATCGAAGCGGCGCAAAGCCCCGGCAAAGCGCAAAGCGAATCGACTGCCCCGAAGAGGCAGTAA
- a CDS encoding SDR family oxidoreductase — protein MNLAGNTVLITGGGSGIGWAMAERFLQAGSEVVICGRRVEKLQEAQQQHSHLRTHACDLADEADRVALFEWVKREVPQLNVLVNNAGIQRRLHLADDEHAQDWSGHRQEIATNFDAPIHLTTLFIPLLRQQSNPAIINVSSGLAFAPAAFAPVYSATKAALHSFTLSLRHQLAPTGIQVIEIVPPAVNTDLGGAGLHTWGVPLNEFTDSVMQRVADGELEIGYGTSETRRNASRAELDAFFNQMNRPS, from the coding sequence ATGAACTTAGCAGGAAATACCGTTCTGATCACCGGTGGCGGCTCCGGCATCGGCTGGGCCATGGCCGAACGCTTTTTGCAAGCCGGCAGTGAGGTTGTCATCTGCGGGCGGCGCGTTGAAAAGCTGCAAGAAGCCCAGCAGCAACACTCGCACTTGCGCACCCACGCCTGCGACCTAGCCGACGAAGCCGACCGAGTCGCCTTGTTTGAATGGGTGAAGCGTGAAGTGCCACAGCTGAATGTGCTTGTCAACAACGCTGGCATTCAACGCCGCCTGCACCTCGCCGACGACGAACACGCCCAGGACTGGAGCGGCCACCGTCAAGAAATTGCCACGAACTTCGACGCGCCCATCCACCTAACGACGCTCTTTATTCCGCTGCTGCGGCAGCAATCCAACCCTGCCATTATTAACGTGTCGTCGGGGCTAGCTTTCGCACCGGCCGCTTTTGCCCCCGTGTATAGCGCCACGAAGGCGGCCCTGCACTCCTTCACGCTGTCGTTGCGACATCAACTGGCCCCAACGGGCATTCAGGTTATCGAGATTGTGCCACCGGCCGTGAATACCGACCTAGGTGGCGCGGGCCTGCACACGTGGGGGGTGCCGCTCAACGAGTTCACTGATTCCGTGATGCAGCGCGTAGCAGATGGTGAACTGGAGATTGGCTACGGCACGTCGGAAACCAGACGCAACGCCTCGCGCGCGGAGTTAGATGCATTTTTCAACCAAATGAATCGACCGTCATAG
- a CDS encoding metallophosphoesterase — protein sequence MFFNRRFLLRTLAPVAALSVVGTVLFDHFFIKVNTFRLRKNPQPTATLKIVQLSDLHLQSVHIGLRRLCQQLNQLQPDLLVFTGDSLDNPTKLNRLDELLGLLDAAVPKVAIMGNWEYKRHVDVDQLRSIYARHNCQLLINQSTSFVLQNKRMAVSGTDDLMRGTANYTKTLADYRPADYHLLLTHCPQYYDVIRTKYTGTPPIDLVLAGHTHGGQITIFGFAPLLPLGTGRYIDGWYTDHQPPLYVSRGVGNSTLPVRFGPRAEVALFTVDV from the coding sequence ATGTTTTTTAATCGCCGCTTCTTACTTCGGACGCTAGCTCCAGTAGCCGCGCTAAGCGTCGTGGGCACCGTTCTCTTCGACCACTTTTTCATTAAGGTCAACACGTTCCGCCTCCGCAAAAACCCGCAGCCGACCGCAACGCTGAAAATTGTGCAACTCTCCGACTTGCATTTACAGTCGGTGCACATCGGTTTACGTCGCTTGTGTCAGCAGCTCAACCAATTGCAACCCGATTTGCTCGTGTTCACGGGCGATTCGCTCGACAACCCAACCAAGCTCAACCGCCTAGATGAGTTGCTAGGTCTGCTCGATGCGGCCGTGCCCAAAGTCGCCATCATGGGCAACTGGGAATACAAGCGGCACGTGGACGTAGATCAGCTGCGGAGCATTTACGCGCGGCACAACTGCCAGCTCCTGATCAATCAATCTACTTCGTTCGTCTTGCAGAACAAGCGCATGGCCGTGTCTGGCACCGACGACCTCATGCGGGGCACTGCTAATTATACCAAGACGCTCGCCGATTACCGGCCCGCCGACTACCACCTGCTGCTCACCCACTGTCCGCAGTACTACGACGTCATCCGGACCAAGTACACGGGTACGCCGCCCATTGATCTGGTGCTGGCGGGACACACCCACGGAGGACAAATCACGATCTTCGGATTTGCGCCGCTACTTCCGCTTGGCACCGGCCGCTACATCGACGGCTGGTACACCGACCACCAGCCCCCGCTCTACGTGTCGCGGGGTGTTGGCAACAGCACCTTGCCTGTCCGGTTTGGGCCGCGTGCTGAGGTGGCCCTGTTTACAGTAGACGTATGA
- a CDS encoding Na+/H+ antiporter → MRNLEIVVMLMAVLAGLSAVAQRFKLPYPVLLVFAGLLIGITPTLPNISLNPDIVFFVFLPPLLYEASFNMSWHDFKAYRQEISMLAIGLVFFTTMAVACLAHYFIPGFSWPLAFVLGAIVSPPDAVAATSVTRGLNLPTKITSILEGESLVNDASALIAYRYAVAAVVSGTFSMWDAGWHFLLVAGGGIGVGLLLGYAVSRLQERISDPTISTTITLLVPFVSYSVAEHVETSGVLAVVFTGLVVSWRSYEIYDTNTRVQKNSFWDVLSFLLNGFVFILIGLQLPFIIKGFNELTLPVVIGYGLLISFVAIVIRIVWVFPTSYLLLLFNKLLGRKKKKATLDLKSLFITSWAGMRGVVSLATALALPFSLRNGHPFPHRNEILMITFIVILITLVLQSLTLPWLIRRLDVQEPEEKAVTEEQKVRLQMAESSLGFLEEELARGENEGALEELKARFQRQVNRLNGVLASDNEEEDDTSDQALFQQFLHKRIEVVEHQRALLVQLHKEGKYNETTIRKMEAELDALDISLQAQLNTT, encoded by the coding sequence ATGAGGAACCTTGAAATCGTTGTTATGCTGATGGCGGTGCTAGCCGGCCTATCGGCAGTGGCGCAACGTTTTAAGTTGCCGTACCCAGTGCTATTGGTGTTTGCGGGGTTGCTCATAGGCATCACCCCGACCCTACCCAATATTTCGCTCAACCCCGACATTGTGTTCTTCGTGTTCTTGCCGCCGCTACTCTACGAAGCGAGCTTCAACATGTCGTGGCACGACTTCAAAGCGTACCGCCAGGAGATTTCGATGCTGGCTATTGGGCTGGTGTTTTTCACTACCATGGCCGTCGCTTGTCTGGCGCACTACTTTATTCCGGGCTTCAGTTGGCCGCTAGCTTTTGTGCTCGGCGCCATCGTGTCGCCACCCGATGCGGTGGCGGCTACCAGCGTGACGCGGGGGTTGAACCTGCCCACGAAAATCACCTCCATCTTGGAGGGCGAAAGCCTAGTAAATGACGCCTCAGCCCTAATTGCGTACCGCTACGCGGTGGCCGCAGTCGTGAGCGGCACCTTTTCGATGTGGGATGCGGGGTGGCACTTCTTGCTAGTTGCGGGCGGTGGCATCGGCGTCGGATTGCTCCTCGGGTATGCCGTTTCGCGCTTGCAGGAGCGTATTTCCGACCCGACTATTTCTACCACTATCACGCTGCTGGTGCCCTTCGTGTCATATTCCGTGGCCGAGCACGTGGAGACGTCGGGGGTGCTGGCAGTGGTGTTTACGGGCCTCGTGGTATCGTGGCGGTCCTACGAAATCTACGACACCAACACGCGCGTGCAGAAGAACAGCTTCTGGGACGTGCTCAGCTTTCTGCTGAACGGCTTCGTGTTTATCCTGATTGGCTTGCAGCTGCCTTTTATCATCAAAGGGTTCAATGAACTGACTTTACCCGTGGTTATTGGCTACGGCTTGCTCATCAGCTTCGTCGCCATTGTCATTCGCATCGTGTGGGTGTTTCCTACTTCCTACTTGCTGCTGCTGTTCAACAAGCTGCTAGGTCGGAAGAAGAAAAAAGCGACACTCGATCTTAAGTCGCTGTTTATCACCTCGTGGGCAGGTATGCGCGGAGTGGTGTCGCTGGCCACGGCCCTGGCGCTGCCTTTTTCCTTGCGTAACGGCCATCCGTTTCCGCACCGCAACGAGATTCTGATGATTACCTTCATCGTTATCCTGATAACGCTGGTACTGCAAAGTCTCACGTTGCCGTGGCTGATTCGCCGCCTCGACGTGCAGGAGCCCGAGGAAAAAGCCGTCACGGAAGAACAGAAAGTAAGGCTCCAAATGGCGGAAAGCTCCCTGGGCTTCCTCGAAGAAGAGCTTGCTCGCGGCGAAAATGAAGGTGCGTTGGAAGAGCTCAAAGCTAGGTTTCAACGCCAAGTTAACCGCCTGAATGGCGTGCTCGCCAGTGACAACGAAGAGGAGGATGACACCAGCGACCAAGCCTTATTTCAGCAATTCTTGCACAAACGCATCGAAGTGGTAGAGCACCAGCGCGCCTTACTTGTGCAACTCCATAAGGAGGGTAAATACAACGAAACCACCATTCGTAAGATGGAAGCAGAGCTAGACGCCCTCGACATCAGCCTGCAAGCTCAACTTAACACTACTTAG